In the Festucalex cinctus isolate MCC-2025b chromosome 10, RoL_Fcin_1.0, whole genome shotgun sequence genome, one interval contains:
- the ncbp2 gene encoding nuclear cap-binding protein subunit 2, whose product MSVKLNALNSDSYTDIGSYRDQHFKGKCHAQEKLLKSSHTLYVGNLSFYTTEEQVHELFSKSGDVKRIIIGLDKVKKTACGFCFVEYYTRADAEHAMRFINGTRLDDRMIRTDWDTGFKEGRQYGRGKSGGQVRDEYRQDYDPARGGYGKLSQQHRTPQ is encoded by the exons ATGTCTGTCAAATTGAATGCTCTAAATAGCGATTCTTACACCGATATCGGTTCATACAGAGACCAGCATTTTAAG GGTAAGTGTCATGCACAAGAAAAATTGCTGAAATCAAGCCACACTTTATACGTGGGGAACCTCTCCTTCTACACCACAGAGGAGCAG GTTCATGAGCTCTTTTCTAAAAGTGGAGATGTGAAGCGCATCATCATTGGTCTGGATAAAGTAAAAAAGACAGCCTGTGGATTCTGCTTCGTCGA ATATTATACAAGGGCAGATGCAGAACATGCTATGCGCTTCATAAATGGCACACGTCTTGATGACCGTATGATCAGGACAGACTGGGACACGGGCTTTAAAGAAGGAAGACAGTACGGTCGTGGCAAGTCAGGAGGACAG GTCAGGGATGAATACAGGCAGGACTACGACCCGGCCAGAGGTGGTTATGGAAAGTTGTCTCAGCAGCACAGAACGCCACAATAG
- the LOC144027599 gene encoding LOW QUALITY PROTEIN: tripartite motif-containing protein 60-like (The sequence of the model RefSeq protein was modified relative to this genomic sequence to represent the inferred CDS: substituted 1 base at 1 genomic stop codon): MNTSVCEDLTSVCPPKGRQCSNNPERGMLSEVLGAALTSRTHTWDVEVGDGKAWKLGVAVGNPDDFPTTIYSIEFDDKDGYMKFGSRWDPPMKLSRIQVQVDTDKGSVXFFEYFSNTELCKKDFSNWPRLYDVKIYPYFFTEETHPMKIIPLSPCVTTERK, translated from the coding sequence ATGAACACATCAGTCTGTGAAGATTTGACCAGCGTGTGTCCCCCAAAAGGGCGACAGTGCTCAAATAATCCCGAGCGGGGCATGCTTAGCGAAGTGCTCGGTGCAGCTTTGACCTCAAGAACGCACACATGGGATGTTGAGGTGGGAGATGGCAAAGCCTGGAAATTGGGGGTGGCTGTGGGGAACCCTGATGATTTCCCAACTACAATATACAGCATTGAATTTGATGACAAGGATGGTTACATGAAGTTTGGATCACGCTGGGATCCGCCAATGAAACTGTCCAGGATCCAAGTTCAGGTGGATACTGACAAAGGATCTGTTTAAttctttgaatatttttccaacaCTGAATTATGCAAAAAGGATTTTTCCAATTGGCCACGTTTGTATGATGTCAAAATATATCCTTACTTTTTTACAGAGGAGACGCATCCGATGAAAATAATTCCACTTTCACCTTGTGTTACAACTGAAAGGAAATGA
- the fkbp2 gene encoding peptidyl-prolyl cis-trans isomerase FKBP2: protein MRAFLLLAMTALSLSPMLVCGSEKKKVQIGIKKRVDNCPMRSRNGDILNMHYTGKLEDGTEFDSSIPRDRPFTFTLGSGQVIKGWDQGLLGMCEGEKRKLVIPSELGYGDRGAPPKIPGGATLIFEVELLSIERRSDL from the coding sequence ATGCGCGCCTTTCTACTATTAGCGATGACGGCGTTGTCGCTCAGCCCGATGCTGGTCTGCGGGTCCGAGAAGAAGAAGGTGCAGATCGGCATCAAGAAGCGAGTGGACAACTGCCCCATGAGGTCCCGCAATGGAGACATCCTGAACATGCACTACACCGGCAAGCTGGAGGACGGCACCGAGTTTGACAGCAGCATTCCCCGCGACCGGCCCTTCACCTTCACGCTGGGGAGCGGACAAGTGATAAAAGGTTGGGACCAGGGCCTCCTCGGCATGTGCGAGGGTGAAAAGAGGAAGCTGGTCATCCCCTCCGAACTGGGCTACGGAGACCGTGGAGCGCCGCCCAAGATCCCCGGGGGAGCCACTTTGATATTTGAGGTGGAGCTGCTCAGCATCGAGAGGAGATCCGACCTTTGA
- the LOC144027135 gene encoding E3 ubiquitin-protein ligase TRIM69-like, with product MASKVEEHLQCPTCLDIFKDPVMLLCGHSFCRVCVQTWWQEKGQQSCPVCRKRCKLMDPPSNLSLKNMCEALSPPSVASEDMCSLHNEKLNVFCLDHLELMCLICTDTQLHDGHKFSPVNEVVKVHKEKLQEGLQQAKRRLDDFQDIRDDCNEQLEYIKVQLQRVQRKIKKDFAQFRRFLRVNEECRLNGVSMNELSNIEKMNDEIGALDRDMAALSDAIRSAEEQLNSDPLSFMKNFKTPMTRIQKLPDTTNRLTGALLDEVYYVGNLRFRVWNELKKMVSYSPVILDPNTATEGINLCEDLTSMCAAKLQQCPQNPERGHDDEVLGAALGDNGEVPAVVKLVNVGSSLTESVSSQGPWLATLKSISNVQLLLSRMCADVFGGERTIVSSLSKKKCCYGRYIAGVGLHNRQRRSGLHSKRKDGVLNGSLISAVRLIKQTDTDMYQYVKYRPRLSARPIIGRSLMCEALSPPSVASEDMCSLHNEKLNVFCLDHLEVVCLICMDTQRHDGHKFSPVDKVVNDHKKKLQEGLQQAKKRLKSFQHKRDDCSIQSGYLKVQGQRVQRKIKKDFALFRRYLRLNEVSKLTNMRGEAVSKIESLNDKIRALYRDMAALSDAIRSTEEQLNSDPVSFMKNFNTAMTRIQNLPDMTNGLTGALLDEAFHVGNLKFWVWEQMKTMISYSPVLLDQRCQT from the exons ATGGCTAGCAAAGTTGAGGAGCATCTCCAATGTCCAACTTGTTTGGACATCTTTAAAGACCCCGTCATGCTGCTGTGTGGTCACAGCTTCTGTCGCGTGTGCGTGCAGACGTGGTGGCAGGAGAAAGGACAACAATCGTGTCCAGTCTGTCGAAAAAGGTGTAAATTGATGGATCCACCTTCAAACTTGTCACTGAAGAACATGTGTGAGGCCCTTTCACCACCCTCAGTGGCTTCGGAGGACATGTGCAGCTTGCACAATGAGAAACTGAATGTTTTCTGTTTGGACCACCTGGAGCTTATGTGCCTCATCTGCACGGACACGCAACTCCACGATGGGCACAAGTTCTCCCCCGTAAATGAAGTTGTGAAAGTTCACAAAGAGAAACTCCAGGAAGGCCTACAGCAAGCAAAGAGGAGACTGGATGATTTCCAAGATATAAGAGACGACTGCAATGAACAATTGGAGTACATCAAGGTCCAGCTGCAGCGGGTGCAAAGGaagattaagaaggattttgcGCAGTTTCGACGCTTCTTGCGGGTTAATGAGGAGTGCAGGTTGAATGGTGTGAGCATGAATGAGCTCAGTAATATTGAGAAGATGAATGACGAGATTGGGGCTCTCGACAGAGACATGGCGGCACTCTCGGATGCGATCAGAAGCGCAGAGGAGCAGTTGAACTCTGACCCTCTTTCCTTCATGAAGAACTTCAAGACGCCGATGACCCGAATCCAGAAGCTACCCGATACGACCAATCGACTCACGGGGGCTCTGCTGGACGAAGTTTATTATGTGGGCAACCTCAGATTCAGAGTGTGGAATGAACTGAAGAAGATGGTCTCCTACAGTCCCGTCATTCTGGACCCAAACACGGCTACTGAAGGAATCAATCTGTGTGAAGATTTGACCAGCATGTGTGCTGCAAAACTGCAGCAGTGTCCTCAGAATCCAGAGCGGGGTCACGATGACGAAGTGCTCGGTGCTGCTTTGGGCG ATAACGGTGAGGTTCCTGCTGTGGTCAA GCTAGTGAACGTTGGAAGCTCGTTGACTGAGTCGGTGTCTTCACAAGGACCATGGCTGGCAACGTTGAAGAGCATCTCCAATGTCCAACTT CTTCTGTCGCGCATGTGTGCAGACGTGTTTGGAGGAGAAAGGACAATCGTGTCCAGTCTGTCGAAAAAG aaatgctgctatgggcgttacattgctggagttggactccataacagacagagacgctctgggctgcattcgaagcgaaaagacggagttttaaatggatcgctcatatcggccgtcagattaataaaacagaccgataccgatatgtaccaatatgtcaaatatcggccccgattatcggcccgaccgattatcggtcgatctctaatgTGTGAGGCCCTTTCACCACCCTCAGTGGCTTCAGAGGACATGTGCAGCTTGCACAATGAGAAACTGAATGTTTTCTGTTTGGACCACCTGGAGGTTGTGTGCCTCATCTGCATGGACACGCAACGCCACGATGGGCACAAATTCTCCCCCGTTGATAAAGTTGTGAACGATCACAAAAAGAAACTCCAAGAAGGCTTGCAGCAAGCAAAGAAACGACTGAAAAGTTTCCAACACAAAAGAGACGACTGCAGCATACAGTCGGGGTACCTCAAAGTCCAGGGGCAGCGGGTGCAAAGGaagattaagaaggattttgcGCTGTTTCGACGCTACCTGCGGCTTAACGAAGTCTCCAAGTTGACTAATATGAGGGGGGAAGCGGTCAGTAAGATTGAGAGCTTAAATGACAAGATTAGGGCTCTTTACAGAGACATGGCGGCACTCTCGGATGCGATCAGAAGCACAGAGGAGCAGTTGAACTCTGACCCCGTTTCCTTCATGAAGAACTTCAACACCGCGATGACCCGAATCCAGAATCTACCCGATATGACCAATGGACTCACAGGGGCTCTGCTGGACGAAGCTTTTCATGTGGGCAACCTCAAGTTCTGGGTGTGGGAACAAATGAAGACGATGATCTCCTACAGTCCCGTCCTTCTAGACCagcggtgtcaaacataa